A stretch of the Fusobacterium varium genome encodes the following:
- a CDS encoding putative ATPase: MEVKILKPTMEMKYAEELEALRNTDTGKKPENWLMSPKAVRTFILGSDKAIEYNGKKVKITKKFYGDDSLVERSIITLAGNRGLMLVGDPGTAKTMLSELLSAAICGTSTNTIQGTAGTTEDMIKYSWNYAMLLAKGPVREALVPAPLYIGMKDGIITRFEEITRCPLEMQDSMISVMSDKMLNIPEFAEEPVLYARPGFNVIATANTRDKGINEMSSALKRRFNFETVLPVSSVTIEAKIIEQECEKMFNEANIEMKIDHNVIEVLALTFRELREGITYENIKVDIPSSVMSTAEAVSVYFQTAIDSYYYSDGKITADKLVQNIKGAVIKENRDDLSKLKNYFGTVVKKRAEKEGSLWIDYYEARNNLK; this comes from the coding sequence GTGGAAGTAAAAATTTTAAAACCTACTATGGAGATGAAATATGCTGAAGAATTAGAGGCATTGAGAAATACAGATACTGGAAAAAAACCAGAAAACTGGCTTATGTCTCCAAAAGCAGTAAGAACATTTATCCTTGGAAGCGATAAAGCTATAGAGTATAATGGAAAAAAAGTAAAAATAACTAAAAAATTCTATGGAGATGATTCTCTAGTAGAAAGAAGTATAATTACTCTTGCAGGAAATAGAGGACTCATGCTTGTAGGAGATCCCGGAACGGCAAAAACTATGTTGAGTGAACTTTTATCTGCTGCAATATGTGGAACAAGTACAAACACTATTCAGGGAACAGCAGGAACTACTGAAGATATGATAAAATATTCATGGAACTATGCAATGCTTTTAGCAAAAGGACCTGTAAGAGAAGCACTTGTTCCAGCACCTTTGTATATTGGAATGAAAGATGGAATAATAACTCGTTTTGAAGAAATCACTAGATGTCCATTGGAAATGCAGGATAGTATGATAAGTGTAATGAGTGATAAAATGCTGAATATTCCAGAATTTGCAGAAGAACCAGTACTGTATGCAAGACCCGGATTTAATGTGATAGCTACTGCTAATACTAGAGATAAAGGTATCAATGAGATGAGCAGTGCTTTGAAAAGAAGATTTAATTTTGAAACAGTTCTGCCAGTGAGCAGTGTAACTATAGAGGCTAAAATAATAGAGCAGGAATGTGAAAAAATGTTTAATGAGGCTAATATAGAAATGAAAATAGATCATAATGTTATTGAGGTACTGGCTTTGACTTTCAGAGAGTTAAGAGAAGGTATAACTTATGAAAATATTAAAGTAGATATACCATCATCAGTTATGAGTACAGCAGAAGCAGTATCAGTATATTTTCAGACTGCCATTGATTCATATTATTATAGTGACGGAAAAATAACTGCTGACAAACTTGTTCAAAATATAAAAGGAGCAGTAATCAAGGAAAATAGGGATGATTTATCAAAACTTAAGAATTATTTTGGAACTGTTGTGAAAAAAAGAGCAGAAAAAGAGGGGTCATTATGGATAGATTATTACGAGGCGAGAAACAACTTGAAATAA
- a CDS encoding putative helicase, translated as MARFLLNLFRKVKNEKVLDKGRDCYDNGQLLDYQIEESGNKNDIIFEMKGRVNGTGEVYTPEIKFTRNEIIDFHCDCVYFDLNKSICKHIVALAFEGNNFIEELEETEETEIIEYFKKKEVEKNRIFLEIELWIVNKNEINKSNLNIDITLLAYGKKYKLNSKISEFLANYEENTMKFGMKYTYDPRRDYFSGWEKEFIDYLKELHEFYTFNTSNSAFSIDRILERKKSAERIFSILEKNEKLNIKEENLEKFIKINLNYYKEKINITIPDFVKYVSIGYSYIGYRDIIDTKIYKVSSKKLEEFREFEKIMKLREWNIGLKEEYIEDIINKISKFSKITLDKKLKEKIYEPELIEIGIFIDLYRREGIILNIKKLFDGKEKKDIEKIIIGNEDVDKKDIFEILGEYNFIENEGGYILYNPEEVYSFIKEDIPKLSEKYKILYSKDFKIKKYETVNYRVSTKITDLLEISFEVDGITNEEVYEVLKAIKEKKKYYILKNGEMLLLEENKNMEELSQLLAESDAKKNEILSGTIKREKSYGYFLASFLEKMSNIKLTDDLENIYEKIIQCKEKSNDLTINHNFPMLREYQKIGVQWLLFLRKLGMGGILADDMGLGKTLQIISYLSAIKEKKGLKLIIVPKTLMYNWRNEFKKFAPNLNVSIVEGKAPVRKEIVDSSEPGDVLISTYGFLVKDEELYKDISIDTLVIDEAQNIKNFLSRTADSVKKIKADIRIALTGTPIENNTLELWSIFDFVFPGYLGKHTKFLKKYSENLKELKEMIAPFILRRLKSEVLGELPDKIETDIIVELGDEEKKLYLAYLEKYKKEIHEKNNSLEIFMYITRLRQLCNHPKLFLEDYNGESSKLEALLELLEECKSGGHRVLLFSQFTEMLDIIKKNIPKNMTYLYLDGKTKSEHRMELVERFNSGEGDIFIISLKAGGSGLNLTGADTVIHFDPWWNSSVENQATDRAYRMGQTKNVNVFKMIAKGTIEEKINIIKDEKEKLVREVLDEKEESLTVMTKKDILELLNVK; from the coding sequence GTGGCAAGATTCTTACTAAATTTATTCAGAAAAGTAAAAAATGAAAAAGTACTTGATAAAGGAAGAGATTGTTATGATAATGGACAACTCCTTGATTATCAAATAGAAGAGAGTGGAAATAAAAATGATATTATATTTGAAATGAAAGGGAGAGTTAATGGAACTGGGGAAGTATATACCCCTGAAATAAAGTTCACAAGAAATGAGATTATAGATTTTCATTGTGACTGTGTTTACTTTGATTTGAATAAAAGTATATGTAAACATATAGTAGCCCTGGCATTTGAAGGAAATAATTTTATTGAAGAATTAGAAGAAACAGAAGAAACAGAAATAATAGAATACTTTAAAAAGAAAGAAGTTGAAAAAAATAGAATATTTTTAGAGATAGAACTATGGATAGTTAATAAAAATGAAATAAATAAATCAAATCTTAATATAGATATAACACTTTTAGCATATGGAAAAAAATATAAACTTAATAGTAAAATTTCTGAATTTTTAGCAAATTATGAAGAAAATACAATGAAATTTGGAATGAAATATACATATGATCCTAGAAGAGATTATTTTAGCGGCTGGGAAAAAGAATTTATAGACTATTTAAAAGAACTGCATGAATTTTATACTTTTAATACTTCAAATTCAGCTTTTTCCATTGACAGAATACTTGAAAGAAAAAAATCTGCTGAAAGGATATTTAGTATATTAGAAAAAAATGAAAAATTAAATATTAAGGAAGAAAATTTAGAAAAATTTATAAAAATTAATTTAAATTACTATAAAGAAAAGATAAATATAACTATTCCTGATTTTGTAAAATATGTAAGTATTGGATATAGCTATATTGGCTACAGAGATATTATTGATACAAAAATATATAAGGTATCCTCAAAAAAACTGGAAGAATTCAGAGAATTTGAAAAAATAATGAAGTTAAGAGAATGGAATATAGGCTTAAAAGAAGAATATATAGAAGATATTATAAATAAAATATCAAAATTTTCAAAAATAACTTTAGATAAAAAACTAAAAGAGAAAATTTATGAACCTGAACTGATAGAAATAGGAATATTTATAGACTTATACAGACGAGAAGGAATAATCTTAAATATAAAAAAATTATTTGATGGTAAAGAAAAAAAAGATATAGAAAAAATTATTATCGGAAATGAAGATGTAGATAAAAAAGATATCTTTGAGATATTAGGAGAATATAATTTTATAGAAAATGAGGGTGGATATATTTTATATAATCCAGAGGAAGTATATAGTTTTATAAAAGAAGATATTCCAAAGTTAAGCGAAAAATATAAAATACTTTATTCGAAAGATTTTAAAATAAAAAAATATGAAACAGTGAATTATCGAGTTTCAACTAAAATAACTGATCTTCTTGAGATAAGTTTTGAAGTAGATGGAATTACAAATGAAGAAGTTTATGAAGTATTAAAAGCTATTAAAGAAAAGAAAAAATATTATATTTTAAAAAATGGAGAAATGCTCCTTTTAGAAGAAAATAAAAATATGGAAGAACTTTCACAATTATTAGCTGAATCTGATGCAAAAAAAAATGAGATACTTTCTGGAACAATAAAAAGAGAAAAAAGTTATGGATATTTTTTAGCAAGTTTTCTAGAAAAAATGAGCAATATAAAATTAACAGATGATCTTGAGAATATATATGAGAAAATTATACAGTGTAAGGAAAAAAGTAATGACCTCACTATAAACCATAATTTTCCTATGCTGAGAGAATATCAAAAAATAGGAGTACAGTGGCTTTTATTTTTAAGAAAATTAGGTATGGGAGGAATACTGGCTGATGATATGGGACTTGGAAAGACTCTCCAAATAATATCATATCTTTCAGCAATAAAAGAAAAAAAAGGACTGAAACTTATAATTGTACCAAAAACTCTTATGTATAATTGGAGAAATGAATTTAAAAAATTTGCTCCAAATCTTAATGTAAGCATTGTAGAGGGAAAAGCACCAGTAAGAAAGGAAATAGTTGATAGTTCTGAACCTGGAGATGTTCTTATAAGTACATATGGCTTTTTAGTTAAAGATGAAGAATTATATAAAGATATTTCTATTGATACATTAGTTATTGATGAAGCTCAAAATATAAAAAATTTCTTATCCAGAACTGCTGATTCTGTAAAAAAAATAAAAGCTGATATAAGAATAGCTTTAACTGGGACACCAATAGAAAATAATACTTTGGAATTATGGAGTATTTTTGATTTTGTTTTTCCAGGATACTTAGGAAAACATACAAAGTTTTTAAAAAAATATAGTGAAAATTTAAAAGAATTGAAAGAGATGATAGCTCCGTTTATTTTAAGAAGACTTAAAAGTGAAGTACTTGGTGAACTTCCTGATAAAATTGAAACTGATATTATAGTTGAATTAGGAGATGAGGAGAAAAAACTGTATCTGGCTTATTTAGAAAAATATAAAAAAGAAATTCATGAAAAAAATAACTCATTAGAAATATTTATGTATATTACAAGATTAAGGCAGCTATGCAACCATCCAAAGCTTTTTTTAGAAGATTACAATGGGGAAAGTTCTAAATTGGAAGCATTATTAGAGCTTTTAGAAGAATGTAAAAGTGGTGGACATAGAGTACTTTTATTTTCTCAATTTACAGAAATGCTGGATATAATAAAAAAGAATATACCTAAAAATATGACTTATCTGTATTTAGATGGAAAAACAAAATCAGAACATAGAATGGAACTGGTGGAGAGATTTAACTCTGGAGAAGGAGATATATTTATTATCTCATTAAAAGCTGGCGGAAGCGGACTTAACCTTACAGGAGCAGATACTGTGATACATTTTGATCCTTGGTGGAATTCTTCTGTTGAAAATCAAGCTACTGACAGAGCTTACAGAATGGGACAGACAAAGAATGTTAATGTTTTTAAGATGATAGCTAAAGGAACTATTGAAGAAAAAATAAATATAATAAAAGATGAAAAAGAAAAATTGGTAAGAGAAGTATTAGATGAAAAAGAAGAAAGTTTAACTGTTATGACAAAAAAAGATATACTTGAATTACTAAATGTAAAATAA
- a CDS encoding putative periplasmic transport protein, whose translation MIKKVAAVILSVFLLGCGGKAEEKKEVKNEKVTVTVAQAAKPKTLDPPLANQVASMTVARQVFNTLLAVDDEGNLIPEIAEKWEFENPKSILFTIKKGIKFHNGAELTVEDVAFSVERMREKAGTRILLEKISGVEIVDDTHVRILLSSEFSPLLYNMTLSLCGIINKEDTLKRGESEIAVNPNGTGPFKLTYWNSGDVLKFEPFEDSFMGKPEIDELVFKVIPEGNNRLIALETGEVDIAYNLSPSDIKFVEENKDLTLVNRPSMRTEYVGFNTEKTPFNKKEFRQAVNYVLDREGILSAVYDNAGEPATSMVSPNMIGGKPTGDISLNLDKAKELLSKVGDIPKEMKIMTDSTPANIQTAQIIQANLKELGIDLIIEPVEWGTYLEKSAIGQHELILGGWFPGTNDSDIVLYPLYHTDARGAAGNRSFYSNPEYDKLAEQGRLETDIEKRAEIYRQAQAILEEDLPLIPILRKNELVGMRKNITDFIFRPNGHHVLTKIKKNK comes from the coding sequence ATGATAAAAAAAGTAGCAGCAGTAATATTATCAGTATTTTTATTGGGATGTGGTGGAAAAGCAGAGGAAAAGAAAGAAGTAAAAAATGAAAAAGTTACTGTAACAGTAGCACAGGCTGCAAAACCTAAAACTTTAGATCCACCTCTTGCTAATCAGGTAGCATCTATGACTGTAGCAAGACAGGTATTTAATACTCTTTTGGCTGTAGATGATGAAGGAAACCTTATTCCTGAAATAGCTGAAAAATGGGAATTCGAAAATCCAAAATCAATTCTTTTTACTATAAAAAAAGGAATAAAATTTCATAATGGTGCTGAACTTACAGTAGAAGATGTGGCTTTTTCTGTGGAAAGAATGAGAGAAAAGGCAGGAACACGTATACTTTTAGAGAAAATAAGCGGAGTGGAGATAGTAGATGATACACATGTAAGAATTCTTCTATCAAGTGAATTTTCACCTTTGTTATATAACATGACCCTTTCTCTTTGCGGAATAATAAACAAGGAAGATACATTAAAAAGAGGAGAAAGTGAAATAGCTGTAAATCCAAATGGGACAGGACCTTTTAAACTTACTTACTGGAATAGTGGAGATGTATTAAAGTTTGAACCTTTTGAAGACAGCTTTATGGGAAAACCAGAAATAGATGAACTTGTATTTAAAGTAATACCAGAAGGAAATAACAGATTGATAGCATTAGAAACAGGAGAAGTGGACATAGCATATAATCTTAGTCCATCTGATATAAAATTCGTAGAAGAAAATAAAGATCTTACTTTAGTTAATAGACCATCTATGAGAACAGAATATGTGGGATTCAATACTGAGAAAACTCCATTTAATAAAAAAGAATTCAGACAGGCTGTAAATTATGTATTAGACAGAGAAGGAATATTAAGTGCAGTTTATGATAATGCTGGAGAACCTGCTACTTCAATGGTAAGTCCTAATATGATAGGGGGAAAACCAACAGGGGATATCAGTTTGAATTTAGATAAAGCAAAAGAACTTTTAAGTAAAGTTGGAGATATTCCTAAGGAAATGAAAATAATGACAGACTCTACACCAGCCAATATTCAGACAGCTCAAATAATACAAGCTAATTTAAAAGAATTAGGAATAGATTTAATAATAGAGCCAGTTGAATGGGGAACTTACCTAGAAAAAAGTGCTATTGGACAGCATGAATTAATATTGGGAGGATGGTTCCCGGGAACTAATGATTCAGATATTGTATTGTATCCACTTTACCATACAGATGCGAGAGGAGCTGCCGGAAACAGAAGTTTTTATAGTAATCCAGAATATGATAAACTTGCAGAACAAGGCAGATTAGAAACAGATATTGAAAAAAGAGCTGAAATATACAGACAAGCTCAAGCTATATTAGAAGAAGACCTTCCATTGATACCTATTCTTAGAAAAAATGAATTAGTAGGAATGAGAAAAAATATAACTGATTTTATATTTAGACCAAATGGACATCATGTTTTAACAAAAATAAAAAAGAATAAATAA
- a CDS encoding putative potassium transporter: MNNKMVRYVIGHILKIETAFMLIPLALSFFYHESFIVKKSYIFTIISLLFSSLLISKKVPENQKIYAKEGLVIVSVSWIALSLFGALPFVFSNRIPSFIDAFFETVSGFTTTGASILTNVEVLENSLLFWRSFTHLVGGMGVLVLALAILPKNNNQSLHIMKAEVPGPTFGKLVAKMSYNSRILYMIYIFITIVIIILLRLGGMPLFDSVVHAFGTVGTGGFGIKNSSVAYYNSSYIDYVLGIGMLLCGMNFNLFYALLLKNYAQVFKNEELKYYCGIVTMAVIAIGINIAPTYKSISRLLRDVFFTVSSVITTTGYSTVDFDTWPVFSKTILLLLMFVGGCAGSTAGGLKVSRIAILFKTVVGEFKKIGTPNRVINIKMDKKVITKELSSGISTYLMLYITIFLIAILCVSWDSPDFLSAFSAVAATFNNIGPGMGIVGPTSNYASFSDINKLILSLVMLLGRLEIFPILILFSPSLYKN; this comes from the coding sequence ATGAATAATAAAATGGTGAGATATGTTATTGGACATATCCTAAAAATAGAAACTGCTTTTATGCTGATTCCATTAGCATTAAGTTTTTTTTATCATGAAAGTTTCATTGTAAAAAAGTCTTATATTTTTACTATAATATCGCTTTTGTTTTCCAGTCTTCTTATTTCTAAAAAAGTTCCTGAAAATCAAAAGATATATGCCAAAGAAGGCCTTGTCATAGTATCTGTTTCATGGATAGCATTGTCACTTTTTGGTGCTCTTCCTTTTGTGTTCAGCAACAGAATACCTTCATTTATAGACGCTTTTTTTGAAACAGTAAGTGGATTTACTACAACTGGAGCCAGTATATTAACAAATGTTGAAGTTTTAGAAAATTCTCTCTTATTCTGGAGAAGTTTTACACATTTAGTAGGTGGAATGGGGGTATTGGTTTTAGCATTAGCCATACTTCCTAAAAATAACAATCAATCTCTGCATATAATGAAGGCTGAAGTTCCTGGTCCTACTTTTGGTAAATTAGTTGCAAAAATGTCTTATAACTCTAGAATTCTTTATATGATATATATATTTATTACTATTGTTATTATTATCTTATTAAGACTTGGCGGTATGCCTCTTTTTGATTCTGTAGTCCATGCTTTTGGAACTGTTGGAACAGGAGGATTTGGAATAAAAAACAGCAGTGTAGCTTATTACAATAGTTCGTATATTGATTATGTTTTAGGAATAGGAATGCTTTTATGTGGTATGAACTTCAATCTTTTCTATGCTCTGCTTTTGAAAAACTACGCACAGGTATTCAAAAATGAAGAACTAAAATATTATTGCGGTATAGTTACAATGGCTGTAATTGCTATTGGAATAAATATTGCTCCAACATATAAGAGTATCAGCCGTTTATTAAGAGATGTATTCTTTACTGTTTCATCAGTAATTACTACAACAGGTTATTCCACAGTAGATTTTGATACATGGCCTGTATTTTCAAAAACTATTCTTCTCCTTCTTATGTTTGTAGGAGGATGTGCTGGTTCTACAGCTGGGGGATTAAAAGTTTCAAGAATAGCAATACTTTTTAAGACTGTTGTTGGTGAATTTAAAAAAATAGGTACTCCTAACAGGGTAATAAATATAAAGATGGATAAAAAGGTTATAACTAAAGAATTATCCAGTGGAATAAGTACTTATTTAATGCTTTATATTACAATATTTCTGATAGCTATATTATGTGTATCATGGGATTCCCCTGATTTTCTTTCTGCTTTCAGTGCAGTTGCTGCCACATTTAATAATATAGGACCAGGTATGGGAATTGTTGGACCAACATCTAATTATGCATCTTTTTCAGACATTAATAAATTAATATTATCTTTAGTAATGCTTTTAGGAAGACTAGAAATTTTTCCTATATTAATATTATTTTCACCAAGTTTATACAAAAACTAG
- a CDS encoding putative potassium transporter, whose amino-acid sequence MKITIVGAGKIGELLCKDLAIEGNDITLIEEDPKILDRILSSSDIMGLVGNGANCEVLKEASVETADIFIAVTHSDEINIISSVIAKKMGAKYTIARVRNPEYSSQMKFMSDSLGIDIMLNPEAEAAFFIARNLEFPNALNVETFAGNKVNLVEVLVEKDTYLDGIKLMEFKNKYFASLLVCIVKRGQEIHIPTGNFILQAGDRIYVTGIQSELSKFYKSLGHKEERIKSVIIIGGGRITYYLTDILLEKMIDVKIIEINEDKAQELSGIYENAVVVHGDGTDSELLDEERFGEYDACVSLTGIDEENIILSMYANKLGIKKTITKINGISLFNVLELVGLQSIVTPKKIIADYIVRIVRSLVSSQGENIETLYRLVDNNVEAIEFKVPENSNVINIPLKDLDTKDNLLIAYILRNGQLIFPGGLDVMKPKDRVIIVTTEKFLDDINKILK is encoded by the coding sequence ATGAAAATTACAATTGTTGGTGCAGGAAAAATAGGGGAACTGCTCTGCAAAGACCTTGCTATAGAAGGAAATGATATAACACTCATTGAGGAAGACCCAAAAATACTTGACAGAATTCTTTCATCTTCGGATATTATGGGTTTGGTTGGAAATGGTGCCAATTGTGAAGTATTAAAAGAAGCTTCTGTTGAAACAGCTGATATTTTTATAGCTGTTACACATTCAGATGAAATAAACATTATTTCATCAGTAATAGCCAAAAAAATGGGAGCTAAATATACAATAGCCAGAGTAAGAAACCCTGAATATTCTTCACAAATGAAATTTATGAGCGACTCTCTGGGAATAGACATAATGCTGAATCCAGAAGCAGAGGCTGCCTTTTTTATAGCTAGAAATCTTGAATTTCCAAATGCTTTAAATGTTGAAACTTTTGCTGGTAACAAAGTGAACCTTGTAGAAGTACTTGTAGAAAAAGATACTTATCTGGATGGAATAAAGTTGATGGAATTTAAAAATAAATATTTTGCCAGTTTGCTTGTCTGTATTGTAAAAAGAGGACAGGAAATACATATTCCTACTGGAAATTTTATTTTACAGGCTGGAGACAGAATATATGTAACTGGTATTCAAAGTGAGCTTTCAAAATTTTATAAATCTCTCGGACACAAAGAGGAACGTATAAAATCTGTTATTATAATTGGTGGAGGACGTATCACTTATTACTTAACAGATATACTTTTAGAAAAAATGATAGATGTAAAGATAATTGAAATCAATGAAGATAAGGCTCAAGAACTAAGTGGTATATATGAAAATGCTGTTGTAGTTCATGGAGATGGAACTGATAGTGAACTTCTTGATGAAGAAAGATTTGGAGAGTACGATGCTTGTGTATCTCTCACTGGTATAGATGAAGAAAACATCATTCTCTCTATGTATGCCAACAAATTAGGAATAAAAAAAACTATTACAAAAATAAATGGAATATCTCTATTTAACGTTTTAGAACTTGTAGGACTTCAATCTATTGTTACTCCTAAAAAAATAATTGCCGATTATATTGTCAGAATAGTTAGATCACTGGTAAGTTCGCAAGGAGAAAATATTGAAACTCTTTACAGACTTGTTGATAATAATGTTGAAGCTATTGAATTTAAAGTTCCTGAAAATAGCAATGTTATTAATATTCCATTAAAAGACTTAGATACAAAAGATAATCTTTTGATTGCATATATTTTAAGAAATGGTCAGCTGATATTTCCAGGAGGACTTGATGTTATGAAACCAAAGGACAGAGTTATTATTGTAACTACTGAAAAATTCTTAGATGATATCAACAAAATATTAAAATAA
- a CDS encoding membrane protein: MRKLALLLGSLLVVASASAKEVVPAPVVVEEAPVQVIEKEVIVYRDKEEGFRPNGFVDLQYRVYGETEGQDKVGGDNWNKNNNYGRLQLEGKINMTENQSFNYRLRTYDSLNSDQSWDKNDQLRLRYNMNHGNLGDSNINFTSRVQYIKDGSHALRYEARFDFADYMFNNNFIKTTEMVVAPYYEYTWNRDGVDASGDNYDNELGLYANFVNELPYGFGLQVELDTLGFHNYGDKLHGVDDGKKKSDTNTDVAVNVYLTYGANLYSNEKISVDFFAESGYDSYTWSDKVAENKDHAGYNLKTDPQVTLTYSATPSFKVYATVGAEYRNWVNTSESGASNWRWQPFGIVGFRSTF, translated from the coding sequence ATGAGAAAATTAGCACTTTTACTAGGTTCTTTACTTGTAGTAGCATCAGCATCTGCAAAAGAAGTTGTACCAGCTCCAGTTGTAGTTGAAGAAGCACCAGTTCAAGTAATCGAAAAAGAAGTTATAGTTTACAGAGACAAAGAAGAAGGATTCAGACCTAATGGATTTGTAGATCTTCAATACAGAGTATATGGTGAAACTGAAGGGCAAGACAAAGTTGGAGGAGATAATTGGAATAAAAATAACAATTATGGAAGACTTCAATTAGAAGGAAAAATTAATATGACTGAAAATCAATCATTTAATTACAGATTGAGAACTTATGATTCTTTAAATTCTGATCAAAGTTGGGATAAAAATGACCAACTAAGATTGAGATATAATATGAATCATGGAAATCTTGGAGACTCAAATATTAATTTTACTTCAAGAGTTCAATATATAAAAGATGGCAGTCATGCATTAAGATATGAAGCAAGATTTGATTTTGCAGATTATATGTTCAACAATAATTTTATAAAAACTACAGAAATGGTAGTTGCTCCTTACTATGAATATACATGGAATAGAGATGGAGTAGATGCTTCAGGGGATAATTATGATAATGAATTAGGATTGTATGCAAACTTTGTAAATGAATTACCATATGGATTTGGATTACAAGTTGAATTAGATACATTAGGATTTCATAACTATGGAGATAAACTTCATGGTGTAGATGATGGTAAGAAAAAATCTGATACTAATACTGATGTAGCAGTAAATGTTTATTTAACTTATGGAGCAAACTTATACTCAAATGAAAAAATTTCAGTAGATTTCTTTGCTGAATCAGGATATGACTCTTATACTTGGTCAGATAAAGTAGCAGAAAATAAAGATCATGCAGGTTATAACTTGAAAACAGATCCACAAGTTACTTTAACTTATTCTGCAACACCAAGTTTCAAAGTATATGCAACTGTTGGTGCTGAATATAGAAACTGGGTAAATACTTCTGAAAGTGGAGCATCTAACTGGAGATGGCAACCATTTGGAATTGTAGGATTTAGATCTACATTCTAG
- a CDS encoding membrane protein yields MRKLALLLGSLLVVASASAKEVVPAPVVVEEAPVQVIEKEVIVYRDKEVGFRPNGYVDLQYRWYGDTEGKNEGSWNGGANNYSRTQLMGKINMTEKQSFEYRIRNYNDLNSSSAKDEEGKSTRNSGADVRLRYFYNHGNLGDSKVNFTSRIHYRDRDDLSGAQEVEYQARFNFADYMFNNDFIKTTNFVVAPKYKYVWDASNDDGYDNRLGFDIASFHELPYGFSFELNFYVDQHFYGKDQAFDGGRKNKDDNFTVDMEAYLYNTTNLYTNGNIGIDFNFEGGYDAYNWSQEKKFGIEKDENAAYSLYALPTIQVNYQATPNFKVYAAAGAEYRNWDVTGNGEASHWRWQPTVFAGFKTTF; encoded by the coding sequence ATGAGAAAATTAGCACTTTTACTAGGTTCTTTACTTGTAGTAGCATCAGCATCTGCAAAAGAAGTTGTACCAGCTCCAGTTGTAGTTGAAGAAGCACCAGTTCAAGTAATTGAAAAAGAAGTTATAGTTTACAGAGACAAAGAAGTAGGGTTCAGACCTAATGGTTATGTTGATCTTCAATACAGATGGTATGGTGATACTGAAGGTAAAAATGAAGGGTCTTGGAATGGTGGAGCTAATAACTATTCAAGAACTCAATTAATGGGAAAAATCAATATGACTGAAAAACAATCTTTTGAATATAGAATTAGAAATTATAATGATTTAAATAGTTCAAGCGCAAAAGATGAAGAAGGAAAATCAACTAGAAATTCTGGAGCAGATGTAAGATTAAGATATTTCTATAATCATGGAAATCTTGGAGATTCTAAAGTTAACTTTACTTCAAGAATCCACTATAGAGATAGAGATGATTTATCTGGAGCACAAGAAGTAGAATATCAAGCAAGATTTAACTTTGCTGATTATATGTTCAATAATGATTTTATTAAAACTACTAACTTTGTAGTAGCACCTAAATACAAATATGTATGGGATGCATCAAATGATGATGGTTATGATAATAGATTAGGATTTGATATTGCATCATTCCATGAATTACCATATGGGTTCTCATTTGAATTAAATTTCTATGTTGATCAACATTTCTATGGAAAAGATCAAGCATTTGATGGTGGAAGAAAAAATAAAGATGACAACTTTACAGTAGATATGGAAGCATATTTATATAATACAACTAATCTATATACAAATGGAAATATAGGTATTGATTTCAATTTTGAAGGTGGATATGACGCTTACAATTGGTCACAAGAGAAAAAATTTGGAATCGAAAAAGATGAAAATGCAGCTTATTCATTATATGCATTACCAACAATTCAAGTTAACTATCAAGCAACTCCTAATTTTAAAGTATATGCAGCAGCTGGTGCTGAATACAGAAACTGGGATGTTACAGGAAATGGAGAAGCTTCTCACTGGAGATGGCAGCCAACTGTATTTGCAGGATTTAAAACTACATTCTAG
- a CDS encoding putative potassium transporter: protein MEIRDVNIYEYFKTLKIDEYFELIKSAKTKEEKEFYFNARNFLLQEEQKRIIKEGIY from the coding sequence ATGGAAATAAGAGATGTGAATATATATGAGTATTTTAAAACTTTAAAAATAGATGAATATTTTGAATTAATAAAGTCAGCTAAAACAAAAGAGGAAAAAGAATTTTATTTTAATGCAAGAAATTTTTTATTACAGGAAGAGCAAAAAAGGATTATAAAAGAAGGAATATATTAA